One window of Burkholderia vietnamiensis LMG 10929 genomic DNA carries:
- the hpnJ gene encoding hopanoid biosynthesis associated radical SAM protein HpnJ — translation MMQATGAFMKTLFLQAPSYDGFDGGAGSRYQAKREIRSFWYPTWLAQPAALVPGSRVVDAPADGLSVEETLKIANDYDLVIIHTSTPSFPTDAMFAQDLKKMKPSLLVGMVGAKVMVDPHNSLTASDAIDFVCREEFDYTCKEIAEGKPFPEIKGLSWRAKDGSIEHNEARPILENMDELPFVAPIYKRDLKIDNYFIGYLNYPYVSIYTGRGCKSRCTFCLWPQTVSGHRYRTRSVENVLAEAKWIRDNMPEVKELMFDDDTFTDDLPRAEAIAIGLGKLGMTWSCNAKANVPYKSLKIMKENGLRLLLVGFESGDDQILVNIKKGVRTDFARRFSADCKKLGIKIHGTFILGLPGETPETIKKTIEYAKEINPHTIQVSLAAPYPGTTLYKQAVENGWMEENKTINLVSKEGVQLAAIGYPHLSRDEIYHHLEQFYREFYFRPSKIWEIVREMLTSWDMMKRRLREGVEFFRFLRAHEA, via the coding sequence ATTATGCAGGCTACCGGAGCATTCATGAAAACGCTGTTCTTGCAGGCCCCTTCGTACGATGGCTTCGACGGCGGAGCCGGCTCGCGCTATCAGGCGAAGCGCGAAATCCGTTCCTTCTGGTACCCGACCTGGCTCGCGCAGCCGGCCGCGCTCGTGCCGGGTAGCCGCGTCGTCGACGCGCCGGCCGACGGCCTGTCGGTCGAGGAGACGCTGAAGATCGCCAACGACTACGATCTCGTGATCATCCACACGAGCACGCCGTCGTTCCCGACCGACGCGATGTTCGCGCAGGACCTGAAGAAGATGAAGCCGTCGCTGCTGGTCGGCATGGTCGGCGCGAAGGTGATGGTCGATCCGCACAATTCGCTGACGGCGAGCGACGCGATCGACTTCGTGTGCCGCGAGGAATTCGACTACACCTGCAAGGAAATCGCCGAAGGCAAGCCGTTCCCGGAGATCAAGGGCTTGAGCTGGCGCGCGAAGGACGGCTCGATCGAGCACAACGAAGCGCGTCCGATCCTCGAGAACATGGACGAGCTGCCGTTCGTCGCGCCCATCTACAAGCGCGACCTGAAGATCGACAACTACTTCATCGGCTACCTGAACTATCCGTACGTGTCGATCTACACGGGTCGCGGCTGCAAGTCGCGCTGCACGTTCTGCCTGTGGCCGCAGACGGTCAGCGGCCATCGCTATCGCACGCGCTCGGTCGAGAACGTGCTCGCCGAAGCGAAGTGGATCCGCGACAACATGCCGGAAGTGAAGGAACTGATGTTCGACGACGATACCTTCACCGACGACCTGCCGCGCGCCGAAGCGATCGCGATCGGCCTGGGCAAGCTCGGCATGACGTGGTCGTGCAACGCGAAGGCGAACGTGCCGTACAAGTCGCTGAAGATCATGAAGGAAAACGGCCTGCGCCTGCTGCTGGTCGGCTTCGAATCCGGCGACGACCAGATCCTCGTGAACATCAAGAAGGGCGTGCGCACCGATTTCGCGCGCCGCTTCAGCGCTGACTGCAAGAAGCTCGGCATCAAGATCCACGGCACCTTCATCCTCGGCCTGCCGGGCGAGACGCCGGAAACCATCAAGAAGACGATCGAGTACGCGAAGGAAATCAATCCACACACGATCCAGGTGTCGCTCGCCGCGCCGTATCCGGGCACGACGCTGTACAAGCAGGCCGTCGAGAACGGCTGGATGGAAGAGAACAAGACGATCAACCTGGTCAGCAAGGAAGGCGTGCAGCTGGCCGCGATCGGCTATCCGCACCTGTCGCGCGACGAGATCTATCACCATCTCGAGCAGTTCTATCGCGAGTTCTATTTCCGTCCGTCGAAGATCTGGGAAATCGTCCGCGAGATGCTGACGAGCTGGGACATGATGAAGCGCCGTCTGCGCGAAGGCGTGGAGTTCTTCCGCTTCCTGCGCGCGCACGAGGCCTGA
- the aruF gene encoding arginine/ornithine succinyltransferase subunit alpha, translated as MLFVRPGKLTDLDALAQMARTAQPVLHSLPHDRAALEARVALSEDSFRADVDFAGEEFYLFVLEDASTGKLLGTASIVAAAGYSEPFYAFRNDALIHASRELHVNRKIHALTMSHELTGKSRLAGFYVDPSLRGDAAAHLISRARMMYIAANRRRFTPEVFTLLLGVSDATGASPFWEAVGRKFFGRDFTDVDIASGGRSRTFIAEVMPAYPLYVPLLPEAAQRVLGEPNESALLAYDIHLEEGFEPDRFVDIFDAGPVLTAQVDRTACVKFAAERTVREASRQQGDVAYMVSSGSGEAFRCVLADLPAEAADAAGAHGADAPLAADVRAALGVKDGDVVRCVPLHRRDDEDMKGDAA; from the coding sequence ATGCTATTTGTCCGCCCCGGCAAACTCACGGATCTCGATGCGCTCGCGCAGATGGCGCGCACCGCGCAGCCGGTCCTGCACTCGCTGCCGCACGACCGCGCAGCGCTCGAAGCGCGCGTGGCGCTCTCCGAAGACTCGTTTCGCGCGGACGTCGACTTCGCCGGCGAAGAGTTCTACCTGTTCGTGCTCGAAGATGCGTCGACGGGCAAGCTGCTCGGCACGGCGAGCATCGTCGCCGCGGCCGGCTACTCGGAACCGTTCTACGCGTTCCGCAACGACGCGTTGATCCATGCGTCGCGCGAGCTGCACGTGAACCGCAAGATCCATGCGCTCACGATGTCGCACGAGCTCACCGGCAAGAGCCGGCTCGCCGGCTTCTACGTCGATCCGTCGCTGCGCGGCGACGCGGCCGCGCACCTGATCTCGCGCGCGCGGATGATGTACATCGCCGCGAACCGCCGCCGCTTCACGCCCGAAGTGTTCACGCTGCTGCTCGGCGTGAGCGACGCGACGGGCGCATCGCCGTTCTGGGAAGCGGTGGGCCGCAAGTTCTTCGGCCGCGACTTCACCGACGTCGACATCGCATCGGGCGGCCGCAGCCGCACCTTCATCGCCGAAGTGATGCCGGCCTATCCGCTGTACGTGCCGCTGCTGCCCGAAGCCGCGCAGCGCGTACTCGGCGAGCCGAACGAATCGGCGCTGCTCGCGTACGACATCCACCTCGAGGAAGGCTTCGAACCCGACCGCTTCGTCGACATCTTCGACGCGGGCCCGGTGCTCACCGCGCAGGTCGACCGCACCGCCTGCGTGAAGTTCGCCGCCGAGCGCACCGTGCGCGAAGCCTCGCGTCAGCAGGGCGACGTCGCGTACATGGTGTCGAGCGGCAGCGGCGAAGCGTTCCGCTGCGTGCTGGCCGATCTGCCCGCCGAAGCGGCCGATGCGGCCGGCGCACATGGCGCCGACGCGCCGCTCGCCGCCGACGTGCGCGCGGCGCTCGGTGTGAAGGATGGCGATGTCGTGCGCTGCGTGCCGCTGCATCGCCGCGACGATGAAGACATGAAGGGAGACGCAGCATGA
- a CDS encoding aspartate aminotransferase family protein: MTTSTVTRQTFDEVMVPVFSPAPFVPDRAEGSRVWDTAGREYVDFACGIAVTSLGHGHPELLKVLDEQGRKLWHIGNGYTNEPVLRLAKRLESLTFADRAFFANSGAEANEAALKLARRVAFDRHGADKYEIVSFVQSFHGRTLFTVSVGGQPKYSEGFGPVPAGIKHLPFNDIEAAKAAIGPQTCAVIVEPVQGEGGVIPADPAFLKALRDACDANDALLIFDEVQTGVGRTGHFYAYMDTGVTPDILTTAKALGNGFPIGAMLTTNELAAHFKVGVHGTTYGGNPLASAIADKVVELIAEPALLEGVRERSVRLKGALERINARFGIFKDIRGKGLLVGAELTAAFDGRAKDFVNAAADNGLIMLIAGPNVLRFVPSLVIPFDLLDEGVKRFEKAVEQVLAAHEATAR, encoded by the coding sequence ATGACGACCTCGACCGTGACCCGCCAGACATTCGACGAAGTGATGGTGCCGGTATTCTCCCCCGCGCCGTTCGTGCCGGACCGTGCAGAGGGCTCGCGCGTGTGGGACACGGCCGGCCGCGAGTACGTGGATTTCGCATGCGGCATCGCGGTCACGTCGCTAGGCCACGGCCATCCGGAACTGCTGAAGGTGCTCGACGAACAGGGCCGCAAGCTCTGGCACATCGGCAACGGCTACACGAACGAACCGGTCCTGCGCCTCGCGAAACGCCTCGAATCGCTGACCTTCGCCGACCGCGCATTCTTCGCGAACTCGGGCGCCGAAGCGAACGAAGCCGCCCTCAAGCTCGCCCGCCGCGTCGCATTCGATCGCCACGGCGCCGACAAATATGAAATCGTCTCGTTCGTCCAGTCGTTCCACGGCCGCACGCTATTCACGGTCAGCGTCGGCGGCCAGCCGAAATACTCCGAAGGCTTCGGCCCCGTCCCGGCCGGCATCAAACACCTGCCGTTCAACGACATCGAAGCCGCCAAGGCCGCGATCGGCCCGCAAACCTGCGCGGTGATCGTCGAGCCGGTGCAGGGCGAAGGCGGCGTGATCCCGGCCGATCCGGCCTTCCTGAAAGCCCTGCGCGACGCATGCGATGCGAACGACGCACTGCTGATCTTCGACGAAGTGCAAACGGGCGTCGGCCGCACCGGCCATTTCTACGCGTACATGGATACGGGCGTCACGCCCGACATCCTCACCACCGCCAAAGCACTCGGCAACGGCTTCCCGATCGGCGCCATGCTGACGACCAACGAACTCGCCGCGCACTTCAAGGTCGGCGTCCACGGCACCACCTACGGCGGCAACCCGCTCGCGTCGGCCATCGCCGACAAGGTCGTCGAACTGATCGCCGAGCCCGCGCTGCTCGAAGGCGTGCGCGAACGCAGCGTGCGCCTGAAAGGCGCGCTGGAACGCATCAACGCACGCTTCGGCATCTTCAAGGACATCCGCGGCAAGGGCCTGCTGGTCGGCGCGGAACTGACCGCGGCGTTCGACGGTCGCGCGAAGGACTTCGTCAACGCGGCCGCCGACAACGGCCTGATCATGCTGATCGCCGGCCCGAACGTGCTGCGCTTCGTGCCGTCGCTGGTGATCCCGTTCGACCTGCTCGACGAAGGCGTGAAGCGCTTCGAAAAGGCGGTCGAGCAGGTGCTCGCGGCCCACGAAGCCACCGCGCGCTGA
- a CDS encoding ABC transporter ATP-binding protein — MAEITQTSASASVKLAAVDIHKRYGDNEVLKGVSLNAKAGDVISIIGASGSGKSTFLRCINFLERPNAGQIVVDGETVRTKTDRAGALEVADHKQLQRIRTKLAMVFQHFNLWAHMNVLENVMEAPVHVLGITKKEAEERAREYLEKVGLPPRVEKQYPSHLSGGQQQRVAIARALAMHPDVMLFDEPTSALDPELVGEVLKVMQKLAEEGRTMIVVTHEMGFARNVSNHVMFLHQGRTEEQGDPKEVLVRPQSERLKQFLSGSLK; from the coding sequence TTGGCCGAGATCACTCAAACGAGCGCGTCCGCTTCCGTCAAGCTTGCCGCGGTCGACATTCACAAGCGCTATGGCGATAACGAGGTGCTCAAGGGCGTGTCGCTGAACGCGAAGGCCGGCGACGTCATCAGCATCATCGGCGCGAGCGGTTCGGGCAAGAGCACGTTCCTGCGCTGCATCAATTTTCTCGAGCGGCCGAACGCGGGGCAGATCGTCGTCGACGGCGAGACCGTGCGTACCAAGACCGACCGTGCCGGCGCGCTGGAAGTTGCCGATCACAAGCAGTTGCAGCGGATCCGCACGAAGCTGGCGATGGTGTTCCAGCACTTCAATCTGTGGGCGCACATGAACGTGCTCGAGAACGTGATGGAAGCGCCGGTGCATGTGCTCGGCATCACGAAGAAAGAGGCCGAGGAGCGTGCGCGCGAGTATCTGGAGAAGGTTGGTCTGCCGCCGCGCGTCGAGAAGCAGTATCCGTCGCATCTGTCGGGCGGCCAGCAGCAGCGCGTCGCGATCGCGCGGGCGCTCGCGATGCATCCGGACGTGATGCTGTTCGACGAGCCGACTTCGGCGCTCGATCCGGAGCTCGTCGGCGAGGTGCTGAAGGTGATGCAGAAGCTCGCCGAGGAGGGGCGCACGATGATCGTCGTCACGCACGAGATGGGTTTTGCGCGCAACGTGTCGAACCACGTGATGTTCCTGCATCAGGGGCGGACCGAGGAGCAGGGCGATCCGAAGGAAGTGCTGGTGCGTCCGCAGAGCGAGCGTCTGAAGCAGTTCCTGTCGGGCAGTCTCAAGTAA
- a CDS encoding ABC transporter permease, with product MIEILQEFGQAFLYWDGQRLSGLAVTLWLLVASISLGFVCAVPLAVARVSKKRWVSTPVRLYTYVFRGTPLYVQLLLMYTGMYSLEFVRSHSLLDAFFRSGFNCAILAFALNTCAYTTEIFAGAIRAIPHGEVEAARAYGMSPFTMYRRVIVPSALRRALPLYSNEVILMLHATTVAFTATVPDILKVARDANSATYMAFQSFGLAALIYLAVSFALVAAFRRAERHWLAYLAAGRH from the coding sequence ATGATCGAGATTCTCCAGGAATTCGGCCAGGCGTTTCTTTACTGGGACGGCCAGCGGCTGTCCGGCCTCGCGGTGACGTTGTGGCTGCTGGTCGCGTCGATTTCGCTCGGCTTCGTGTGCGCGGTGCCGCTCGCCGTTGCGCGCGTGTCGAAGAAGCGCTGGGTGTCGACGCCGGTGCGCCTCTACACGTACGTGTTTCGCGGCACGCCGCTCTACGTGCAGTTGCTGCTGATGTACACGGGAATGTACAGCCTCGAGTTCGTCCGTTCGCATTCGCTGCTCGACGCGTTTTTCCGCAGCGGCTTCAACTGCGCGATTCTTGCGTTCGCGCTGAACACGTGTGCGTACACGACGGAGATCTTCGCCGGTGCGATCCGTGCGATTCCGCACGGCGAGGTCGAGGCTGCGCGCGCATACGGGATGTCGCCGTTCACGATGTACCGGCGCGTGATCGTACCGTCGGCGCTGCGGCGTGCGCTGCCGCTGTACAGCAACGAGGTGATCCTGATGCTGCACGCGACCACCGTCGCGTTCACCGCGACCGTGCCGGACATTCTGAAAGTTGCGCGCGACGCCAATTCCGCGACCTACATGGCGTTCCAGTCGTTCGGCCTCGCCGCGCTGATCTATCTTGCGGTATCGTTCGCACTCGTCGCGGCATTTCGCCGGGCGGAGCGCCACTGGCTCGCGTATCTCGCGGCCGGACGTCATTGA
- a CDS encoding lysylphosphatidylglycerol synthase domain-containing protein, giving the protein MTKWIKWLGWPIGIGILLALGLHEGIGDVSRMIERAGFALLWLVPFHALPLLLDAYAWHQLLDRRATLPFLWWIATVREAVNRLLPVVGIGGELVGIRLARWQVADASRVTASVIVEVLVTIVVQYAFAALGLVLLLATTHDMGGGTIGLALVLTLPLPVLGVVLMRRGGVFHAIERFAGRLLGDSHRLLQGVDGRRLDRDIDALMSRTALLFSAFFWQLAGYVLGALEIYWALALLGHPVSIGGAVAIEAMTQAVRHAAFMVPGGLGVQEATVVLLAQMFGVDRESALSLALVKRGREVLFGCLALGSWQLAELVRTRGRIAAIPAAARVAQPLRGERERRTESTH; this is encoded by the coding sequence GTGACCAAGTGGATCAAATGGCTCGGCTGGCCGATCGGCATCGGGATCCTGCTGGCGCTGGGCCTGCACGAGGGTATCGGCGACGTGTCGCGGATGATCGAGCGCGCCGGCTTCGCGCTGCTGTGGCTCGTGCCGTTTCACGCGCTGCCGCTGCTGCTCGACGCGTACGCGTGGCATCAGTTGCTCGACCGTCGCGCGACGCTGCCGTTCCTGTGGTGGATCGCGACCGTGCGCGAGGCGGTGAACCGGCTGCTGCCGGTCGTCGGCATCGGCGGCGAGCTGGTCGGCATCCGGCTCGCGCGCTGGCAGGTGGCCGACGCGAGCCGCGTGACCGCGTCGGTGATCGTCGAGGTGCTGGTGACGATCGTCGTCCAGTATGCGTTCGCGGCGCTCGGCCTCGTGCTGCTGCTGGCGACCACGCACGACATGGGCGGCGGCACGATCGGCCTCGCGCTGGTGCTGACGCTGCCGTTGCCGGTGCTCGGCGTCGTGCTGATGCGCCGCGGCGGCGTCTTCCACGCGATCGAGCGCTTCGCCGGGCGCTTGCTCGGCGATTCGCACCGCTTGCTGCAGGGCGTCGACGGCCGGCGGCTCGATCGCGACATCGATGCGCTGATGTCGCGCACCGCGCTGCTGTTCAGCGCGTTCTTCTGGCAGCTGGCCGGCTACGTGCTCGGTGCGCTCGAGATCTACTGGGCGCTCGCGCTGCTCGGCCATCCGGTGTCGATCGGCGGCGCGGTCGCGATCGAGGCGATGACGCAGGCCGTGCGCCATGCGGCGTTCATGGTGCCGGGCGGCCTCGGCGTGCAGGAGGCCACCGTCGTGCTGCTCGCGCAGATGTTCGGCGTCGATCGCGAGAGCGCGCTGTCGCTCGCGCTGGTCAAGCGCGGCCGCGAGGTGCTGTTCGGCTGTCTCGCGCTCGGCTCGTGGCAGCTGGCCGAGCTCGTGCGCACGCGCGGCCGGATCGCCGCGATCCCGGCCGCCGCGCGCGTCGCGCAGCCGCTGCGCGGCGAGCGCGAGCGTCGGACCGAATCGACCCATTGA
- a CDS encoding ABC transporter permease, with product MFLYGFGPVLWAGTVQTIELSVLSLATAVALGLIGAVAKLSHNRVLRAIATGYTTLIRSVPDLVLMLLLFYSIQIWLNQFTDLLGWDQIDIDPFVAGVLTLGFIYGAYFTETFRGAFLSVPRGQLEAGAAYGMSGARVFARIMFPQMMRFALPGIGNNWQVLVKATALVSIIGLADVVKAAQDAGKSTFNMFFFILVAALIYLAITTVSNLVLIQLEKRYSMGVRHAEL from the coding sequence GTGTTCCTTTACGGCTTTGGTCCCGTCCTGTGGGCCGGCACCGTGCAGACCATCGAGCTGTCGGTTCTGTCGCTCGCCACCGCGGTGGCGCTGGGGCTGATCGGCGCGGTGGCGAAGCTGTCGCACAACCGGGTGCTGCGAGCGATCGCGACCGGCTATACGACGCTGATCCGCTCGGTGCCCGATCTCGTCCTGATGCTGCTGCTGTTCTACAGCATTCAGATCTGGCTGAACCAGTTCACCGACCTGCTGGGCTGGGACCAGATCGACATCGATCCGTTCGTCGCCGGCGTGCTGACGCTCGGCTTCATCTACGGTGCGTACTTCACCGAGACGTTCCGCGGCGCGTTCCTGTCGGTGCCGCGCGGCCAGCTCGAAGCGGGCGCGGCCTACGGGATGAGCGGCGCGCGCGTGTTCGCGCGGATCATGTTTCCGCAGATGATGCGCTTCGCACTGCCGGGCATCGGCAACAACTGGCAGGTGCTCGTGAAGGCGACCGCACTGGTGTCGATCATCGGCCTCGCGGACGTCGTGAAGGCCGCGCAGGACGCCGGCAAGAGCACCTTCAACATGTTCTTCTTCATTCTCGTTGCGGCGCTGATCTATCTTGCGATCACGACCGTTTCCAATCTCGTGCTGATCCAGCTCGAGAAGCGTTATTCCATGGGCGTGCGGCACGCAGAACTATGA
- a CDS encoding GlxA family transcriptional regulator, translating to MVPVSRPAGATRTTQVAIVALPPVSMSGVGPIVDALNLANEIDGRLLYRWQVCSWDGRPVPLAGGAHWHADAAFNDAIACDWLIVVSERFQQFADYRLFLASLARVGQRTPVVSGIHHGVWWLAMAGQLSGYRVSVNWETYQQFAEQFERSIVTQQIFEIDRDRATCAGGQATVDFMLAMIGREHGADLAERIADALGAGTLRSGEERQRIPFVTAPGERHPRLNDALLLMEANIEDPLTTDEIAGLVGVSRRQLERLFRQYLGAMPSKYYLNLRLLKARTQLQRTSKSVVQVSLACGFSSAAHFSNAYRERFGVTPREDRRAWLEKQTGGGSEPRAGALVERHGD from the coding sequence GTGGTCCCGGTGTCTCGTCCCGCAGGCGCCACCCGCACGACGCAGGTGGCGATCGTTGCGTTGCCGCCCGTGTCGATGTCGGGTGTGGGGCCGATCGTCGATGCGTTGAATCTCGCGAACGAGATCGACGGGCGGCTGTTGTATCGGTGGCAGGTGTGTTCGTGGGACGGGCGGCCGGTGCCGCTCGCCGGCGGTGCGCACTGGCATGCCGATGCGGCGTTCAACGATGCGATTGCGTGTGACTGGTTGATCGTCGTGTCGGAGCGGTTTCAGCAGTTCGCCGACTATCGGTTGTTTCTCGCGAGCCTGGCGCGGGTCGGGCAGCGTACGCCGGTCGTCAGCGGGATTCACCACGGCGTGTGGTGGCTGGCGATGGCGGGGCAGTTGTCCGGGTATCGCGTGAGTGTGAACTGGGAGACGTATCAGCAGTTTGCCGAGCAGTTCGAGCGTTCGATCGTCACGCAGCAGATCTTCGAGATCGATCGTGATCGGGCGACCTGTGCGGGCGGGCAGGCGACGGTCGATTTCATGCTGGCGATGATCGGCCGTGAGCATGGGGCCGATCTGGCGGAGCGGATTGCCGATGCGCTGGGCGCCGGCACGCTGCGCAGCGGCGAGGAGCGGCAGCGGATTCCGTTCGTTACTGCGCCCGGCGAGCGGCATCCGCGGCTCAACGATGCGTTGTTGCTGATGGAGGCCAATATCGAGGATCCGCTCACGACCGACGAGATTGCCGGGTTGGTGGGGGTGTCGCGGCGGCAGCTCGAGCGGTTGTTTCGGCAGTATCTTGGGGCGATGCCGTCGAAGTATTACCTCAATCTTCGGTTGCTCAAGGCGCGTACGCAGTTGCAGCGGACCAGCAAGTCGGTCGTGCAGGTCAGTCTCGCCTGTGGGTTTTCTTCTGCTGCGCATTTTTCCAATGCTTATCGCGAGCGGTTTGGGGTGACGCCGCGGGAGGATCGGCGGGCGTGGCTCGAGAAGCAGACCGGGGGTGGGAGTGAGCCGCGGGCTGGGGCGTTGGTCGAGCGTCATGGGGATTAG
- the hpnK gene encoding hopanoid biosynthesis-associated protein HpnK → MTTQRAARALIFTADDFGLHPRVNAAVERAHRDGVLNAASLMVGASAAQDAIERARRLPSLAVGLHLVLADGPATLPAHEIPALVGRDGRFGDAMAKDGCRFFFLPHVRAQLRREIRAQFEAFAASGLPLDHVNAHKHFHLHPTVLSMIIDIGRDYGLRAVRLPYEASASALLKPWIALVRARLDRAGLAHNDYVVGIEHTGAMDERVLLDALAALPPGVGEIYCHPAEAGDGPITPTMADYRPADELDALLSPRVAAALKAAGVATGGFADVFGQRAARRGAQRARAAGAQPS, encoded by the coding sequence GTGACGACGCAGCGGGCGGCGCGGGCGCTGATCTTCACCGCGGACGACTTCGGGCTGCATCCGCGCGTGAACGCGGCGGTCGAGCGCGCGCATCGCGACGGCGTGCTCAACGCCGCGAGCCTGATGGTCGGCGCGAGCGCCGCGCAGGATGCGATCGAGCGCGCGCGGCGGCTGCCGTCGCTCGCGGTCGGTCTGCATCTGGTGCTCGCGGACGGGCCGGCCACGCTGCCCGCGCATGAGATACCGGCGCTCGTCGGCCGCGACGGGCGCTTCGGCGACGCGATGGCGAAGGACGGCTGCCGCTTCTTCTTCCTGCCGCACGTGCGCGCGCAGCTGCGCCGCGAGATCCGCGCGCAGTTCGAGGCGTTCGCGGCGAGCGGCCTGCCGCTCGACCACGTGAACGCGCACAAGCATTTCCATCTGCATCCGACCGTGCTGTCGATGATCATCGACATCGGTCGCGACTACGGGCTGCGCGCCGTGCGGCTGCCGTACGAAGCGAGCGCGAGCGCGCTGCTCAAGCCGTGGATCGCGCTGGTGCGCGCGCGGCTCGACCGCGCGGGGCTCGCGCACAACGATTACGTGGTCGGCATCGAGCATACGGGCGCCATGGACGAGCGCGTGCTGCTCGACGCGCTCGCCGCGCTGCCGCCCGGTGTCGGCGAGATCTATTGCCATCCGGCCGAAGCCGGCGACGGCCCGATCACGCCGACGATGGCCGATTACCGTCCGGCCGACGAGCTCGACGCGCTGCTGTCGCCGCGCGTCGCGGCGGCGCTGAAGGCGGCCGGCGTCGCGACCGGCGGGTTCGCCGACGTGTTCGGTCAGCGGGCGGCGCGGCGCGGCGCGCAGCGCGCGCGCGCAGCGGGGGCGCAGCCGTCGTGA
- the astA gene encoding arginine N-succinyltransferase produces MIVVRVVQTGDVDSLVSLAQETGPGLTTFKPDRDALAARIERSRRTLDGRAAPGEAGYFFVMEDSTTGDIAGVCGIESQVGLEQPFYNYRVSTVVHASQELGVWTRMHALNISHDLTGYAEVCSLFLSPRYRTGGVGGLLSRSRFMFIAQFRERFPERICAELRGHFDEDGTSPFWRAVGSHFYQIDFNAADYLSSHGRKSFLAELMPRYPVYVDLLPQDAQDAVGLTHRDTLPARKMLEAEGLRYQNHVDIFDAGPVLECHINDLRTVRESVVVPAAIGVPDALGDASRSLVSNTSLHDFRVGVAPGVVANGSFVLSADDAAALDVKAGDPVRVLPLKAKQG; encoded by the coding sequence ATGATCGTCGTTCGGGTCGTACAAACGGGCGACGTCGACTCGCTCGTGTCGCTCGCGCAGGAAACCGGGCCGGGCCTGACCACGTTCAAGCCCGACCGCGACGCGCTCGCCGCGCGCATCGAACGCTCGCGCCGCACGCTCGACGGCCGCGCCGCACCGGGCGAAGCCGGCTACTTCTTCGTGATGGAAGATTCGACGACGGGCGACATCGCGGGCGTCTGCGGGATCGAGTCGCAGGTCGGCCTCGAGCAGCCGTTCTACAACTATCGCGTGAGCACCGTCGTGCATGCGAGCCAGGAGCTCGGCGTGTGGACGCGCATGCACGCGCTGAACATCTCGCACGACCTGACCGGCTACGCGGAAGTGTGCTCGCTGTTCCTGAGCCCGCGCTATCGCACGGGCGGCGTCGGCGGCCTGCTGTCGCGCTCGCGCTTCATGTTCATCGCGCAGTTCCGCGAGCGCTTTCCGGAACGCATCTGCGCGGAGCTGCGCGGGCACTTCGACGAGGACGGCACGTCGCCGTTCTGGCGCGCCGTCGGCTCGCACTTCTACCAGATCGACTTCAACGCGGCCGATTATCTGAGCTCGCACGGCCGCAAGTCGTTCCTCGCCGAACTGATGCCGCGCTATCCGGTGTACGTCGACCTGCTGCCGCAGGACGCGCAGGACGCGGTCGGCCTCACGCACCGCGACACGCTGCCGGCCCGCAAGATGCTCGAAGCAGAAGGGCTGCGCTATCAGAACCACGTGGACATCTTCGATGCCGGCCCGGTGCTCGAATGCCACATCAACGACCTGCGCACCGTGCGCGAGAGCGTGGTCGTGCCGGCTGCGATCGGCGTGCCCGATGCGCTCGGCGACGCGAGCCGCTCGCTGGTGTCGAACACGTCGCTGCACGACTTCCGCGTCGGCGTCGCGCCGGGCGTGGTCGCGAACGGATCGTTCGTGCTGTCGGCCGACGATGCCGCCGCGCTCGACGTGAAGGCCGGCGATCCGGTCCGCGTGCTGCCGCTCAAAGCCAAACAGGGATAA